From Myxococcales bacterium, the proteins below share one genomic window:
- a CDS encoding protein kinase, with amino-acid sequence MPAPDLFVPGTLVGPYRLGSPLGRGGMGAVFAADGPGGRVALKLVASYGATLAERERFAREIDALRTLDHPGIVRILDRGTCARTGVPYFAMDLLDGEDLAAWVSRSGPLAEAAALSLGLDVAEALLHAHERGVVHRDVKPRNILILRGSGRAVLCDFGLARRVDEVSSLTRTGAFLGTPTFMAPEQFLDARKADERSDVFSLAMTLVTALSAKNPLEECRSTTELMMALCTRPIPRLEELMAPRTVARSLAEALRRALSTEPDERSTMAELRRDLAASEGSSVSIPAPRTLPLGAVLGAGRPLPRLSVVARGAAVSAPPDPGPEVRPPLRLGRASYTLHAEVAEGIFDGRDEDGRPVRVERLGAVATSPDGEARFRAEVDAFGSVLSESIVALLDSGIEGADAFVVTEPPVLPTLRGLVSERGTLPFGAAVTAFVGLVRGLRMLHEVGVVHGFLAPDSFHFRSSGRREILVLHELGIGARIGAALRAPTRQPPKRDPRSDVVQIVSALYLTAVGKVPFGASAVKARPPAHTTLSAPDPTGRSALDDLVRRTIEGKVPTLSGLATELSALLEAASV; translated from the coding sequence ATGCCCGCGCCCGACCTCTTCGTCCCTGGAACCTTGGTAGGCCCCTACCGGCTCGGCTCCCCGCTCGGCCGGGGTGGGATGGGCGCGGTCTTCGCGGCCGACGGCCCCGGTGGCCGTGTCGCTCTCAAGCTCGTCGCTTCGTACGGTGCGACCCTGGCCGAGCGTGAGCGCTTCGCGCGCGAGATCGACGCCCTTCGCACCCTCGACCACCCCGGGATCGTGAGGATCCTCGACCGCGGGACGTGCGCGCGCACCGGCGTGCCGTACTTCGCCATGGACCTGCTCGACGGAGAGGACCTCGCGGCTTGGGTCTCGAGGTCCGGGCCACTCGCCGAGGCCGCCGCGCTCTCGCTCGGGCTCGACGTGGCCGAAGCGCTCCTCCACGCGCACGAGCGCGGTGTCGTTCATCGTGACGTAAAGCCGCGAAATATTTTGATTTTGCGCGGCTCGGGTCGCGCCGTTCTCTGCGACTTCGGGCTCGCGCGCCGGGTCGACGAGGTCTCGTCTCTCACGCGGACCGGTGCCTTCCTGGGCACTCCCACCTTCATGGCGCCCGAGCAGTTCCTCGACGCCAGGAAGGCCGACGAGCGCTCCGACGTCTTCTCCCTCGCGATGACCCTCGTCACGGCGCTCTCCGCCAAGAACCCCCTCGAGGAGTGCCGATCGACGACGGAGCTCATGATGGCGCTGTGCACGCGCCCCATCCCGCGGCTCGAGGAGCTGATGGCGCCCCGCACCGTCGCGCGGTCGCTCGCCGAGGCCCTACGCCGGGCGCTCTCGACCGAGCCCGACGAGCGCTCGACGATGGCCGAGCTCCGCAGGGATCTCGCGGCGTCCGAGGGCTCCTCGGTATCGATTCCGGCGCCGCGCACCCTCCCACTCGGAGCCGTGCTCGGTGCCGGCAGGCCGCTGCCTCGGCTCTCGGTCGTGGCGCGCGGTGCCGCCGTCTCGGCGCCGCCCGACCCGGGGCCCGAGGTGCGGCCACCTCTCCGCCTCGGGCGTGCGAGCTACACCCTTCACGCCGAGGTCGCCGAAGGGATCTTCGATGGGCGCGACGAGGACGGCAGGCCCGTGCGTGTCGAGCGCCTCGGAGCCGTCGCCACGTCCCCGGACGGAGAAGCGCGGTTTCGTGCCGAGGTCGACGCGTTCGGCTCCGTCCTCAGCGAGAGCATCGTCGCGCTCCTCGACTCCGGCATCGAAGGCGCGGACGCGTTCGTCGTGACCGAGCCACCGGTCTTGCCGACCTTGCGGGGGCTCGTCTCCGAGCGTGGGACGCTGCCCTTCGGCGCCGCGGTGACCGCCTTCGTCGGCCTCGTCCGAGGGCTCCGCATGCTGCACGAGGTGGGGGTCGTCCACGGCTTCCTCGCGCCCGACAGCTTCCACTTCAGGTCATCGGGCAGGCGAGAGATCCTCGTCCTCCACGAGCTCGGGATCGGGGCGCGAATCGGCGCCGCCCTCCGCGCGCCGACCCGCCAGCCCCCGAAGCGCGACCCTCGCTCCGACGTCGTCCAGATCGTCTCGGCCCTGTACCTGACCGCGGTCGGGAAGGTCCCGTTCGGTGCGTCGGCCGTCAAGGCCC